GCGTTATTCTCCTCAGACGCATTCCGGAACCCCCCACTCACTACGACGAGTGACGGTTTCGCACTGCACGTGATGGAAGCTCTGCCTCTGGGAGTCCCGTGTACCCACACGTCGGGGTTGACGCCTCGGGCCTGGCTACGCTGCGCGCAACGGTCGCCGACCGCTTGCGCGGCTTCGTCCCCACCGCGTACGCCGTACCCGCATTCGCCGCCCCTGCACCTGTCGGCCCTTGCTACGCCCTGGCCGAACGCGGTGCAGCGGTCGGAAGACGCAGCAACCGCGGCGCAACAACCACGTCCACCGTTCGTCGGCCGACCGCCGACAGCGACAGCGCGCGCATGATGGATCTCGTCGAGCGCGCACAGGCCGGCGAGGCCGACGCCTTCGGCCGCCTCTACGACCAGTACAGCGACACCGTGTACCGCTACATCTACTACCGCGTGGGCGGCAAGGCGACGGCGGAGGACCTCACCAGTGAGACCTTCCTGCGCGCCCTGCGCCGCATCTCCACGTTCACCTGGCAGGGCCGCGACTTCGGCGCCTGGCTGGTCACGATCGCCCGCAACCTCGTCGCCGACCACTTCAAGTCCAGCCGCTTCCGGCTGGAAGTGACCACCGGCGAAATGCTCGACGCCAACGAGGTCGAGCGCAGCCCCGAGGACTCCGTCCTGGAGTCCCTCTCCAACGCCGCACTGCTGCAGGCCGTGCGCCGACTCAACCCCCAGCAGCAGGAATGCGTGACCCTGCGTTTCCTGCAGGGCCTCTCGGTCGCCGAAACCGCCCGGGTCATGGGCAAGAACGAGGGCGCGATCAAGACCCTGCAGTACCGCGCCGTCCGCACCCTGGCCCGGCTCCTTCCGGACGATGCCCGCTGACCTCACCCCCGGCCGAATCACTCTCGGCGATATGCTCAACACGCACTGGTCCGATCATCCTTCTTGCGTAACCCAAGTGCCGCGCCCCTCGTTGTGCCGGTTGCAGGCCCCCTGTCGTCACCCCATGTCCGCCGACACTCACTCTTTCGTGTGGAGGCGCTCAAGGTGTGCAACCTTCCGGACCCTCAGGGGAGTCGACCGTCATGACGAGAGGAGGTGCCGCCAGTGATCGCAAACGTTTCGGCACACCGGCGGGCGAACGCCTTCGCCCAGGCCGTGGAGGAGCAGTCGCTCCACGGTGCGGCGGCCGTACAGCCCGAGGAACCGGCCGAACAGGCCGACCACGGACCGCTGTTGGCCCTGGCGAACGGCCTCGGCGAGCTACCGCGGCCGGAGTTGGATCCCGAAGTCAAAGTGGTGCAGCGAGCCCAGCTCGTCGCCGCCATGGAGGCCATGTTCGCCGAGGGCGGTGCGTCCTCGGGCCCTACGGTGCCCGAACAGCGGACCAAGGGGGCCCACCGGGCCTCCCCGCTCCGGAAATTCCGTCCGCGTTCACGCTGGACGAAGGGTCTCGCGGCCGGCGGGCTCACCGTCGGTGTGGCCGCGGGAGCCTTCGGCGGAGTGGCCGCTGCCAGTTCCGACGCCCTGCCGGGTGATTCGCTGTACGGGCTCAAGCGCGGCATGGAGGACATCCAGCTCGGCATGGCCAGCGGCGACGCCGACCGGGGCGAGGTCTACCTCGACCAGGCGTCGACCCGGCTCAGCGAAGCCCGCAGGCTGATGGAGCGCACCCGCTCCGGCGATCTGGACCACGAACAGCTCGGCGAGGTCAGGCGCACGCTCAACGGCATGACGCACGACGCCACCGAGGGCCACCGCCTGCTCCACGCCGCCTACCAGCGCAACGGCGCCATCGGCCCGATCCAGACCCTGGAATCCTTCTCCCGCTCGCACCGCGGCAGCTGGAGCAGCCTGCGCGACCGGCTGCCCGTGCAGCTGACCGATGTCGGCGAACAGGTCAGCTCGGTCTTCGACGCCATAGACGAAGAGGTCGGACCGCTGCAGTCGCTGCTGCCCCGCACCCCGGACAGAAGCGGCGATTCACAGCAGTCCGACGGTTCGGAACAGGGCACGGGATCGTCCCCCACGGACCGGTCCGAGCCCTCGTCACCGGACGCCTCACAGGGCCCGGGCGACAGCGCCTCGCCCCACCCGTCGACCTCCGGCAGCAGTCCGTCCGACGGCCTGATCACCGGCGGTACGGACGGACTGCTCGACACCCCGCCGCCGGGCAGCACCCCGTCCGACGACGGCCGGATCAGCCCCCCGTCCCCCCCGGACGTCACACTGCCCCCGCTCCTCCCCGGCCTGCTCCCGGGCCTGGGAATCCACGGCGAGGACCTGGACGACTGACGAACGCGATCGCCGGACGGGCAGAACCAAGCCCGTCCGGCGATTGAATCAAGCCCGTGCGGCGTCAGAAGAACACCGACCTCCGCTGCACCAGCAACTTGTACAGCGTGTGCTGAATCTGCTCCCGCACCTGATCCGTCAGATTGAACATCAGCATCGGATCCTCCGCCGCCTCCACCGGATACCCACTCGTGGAAATCGGCTCCCCGAACTGAATCGTCCACTTCGTCGGCAACGGCACCGCCCCGAGCGGCCCCAGCCAGGGAAACGTCGGCGTGATCGGGAAGTACGGAAAGCCCAGCAGCCGCGCCAGCGTCTTCGAGTTGCCGATCATCGGGTAGATCTCCTCCGCCCCCACGATCGAGCACGGAACGATCGGCACCCCGGCCCGCAGCGCCGTGGAGACGAAGCCGCCCCGCCCGAAGCGCTGCAGCTTGTACCGCTCGCCGAACGGCTTGCCGATGCCCTTGAAGCCCTCCGGCATCACGCCGACGACCTCGCCTTGCCGCAGCAGCCGCTCCGCGTCCTCCGCGCAGGCCAGTGTGTGACCGGCCTTGCGGGCAAGCTCGTTGACCACCGGCAGCATGAAGACGAGATCGGCGGCGAGCAGCCGCAGATGCCGCCCCGCCGGATGGTTGTCGTGCACGGCGACCTGGAGCATCAGCCCGTCCAGCGGCAGCGTCCCCGAGTGGTTGGACACGATGAGAGCCCCGCCCTCGGACGGAATGTTCTCGATGCCCTTCACCTCGACCCGGAAGTACTTCTCGTACACCGGCCGCAGCATCGACATCAGGACCTGATCGGTCAGCTCCTTGTCGTATCCGAACTCGTCGACCTCGTACTCACCGGTGACCCGCCGCCGCAGGAACGCGAGCCCGCCCGCGATCCGCCGGTCCCAGCCGCCGCTCCCGGCCCCCTCCAGGGGCTGCCCGGCCTGCTGGGGCTCCTCCTGCGGCAGCGAGGCGTCCTGCTGCCCGGGAAGCGCGCTGACGGCCGCAGTCCCGACCACAGAGGCCGCCGCGGGCCCCTGGCCCCGGCTGCTGCCGCCCCCCGCGGACCGGCGTCGCGCGGAGCGCGATGAGCCGCCCGACCGCGAACGGTCGTCGTCGAACGGAATGACCTTGGCATCCGCCATCGTCGATGCGCTCCTCTACCTGGCGCTGGGGGCCGGGCGTGTGTCGCCCGCCCCGGTGATCCCCGGGACTTCGCCACCCGGCCGGGCGAACGGCATCGCGGCCAGCCGGTCGACCGCCCTGCCCACCGCCTCGGGCGGCAGCAGTCCCGGCCCCTGACTGCGCGCGAACTCCGCGAACGTCTGAGCAGTACTGAACTCCGGGTGGAAACCGAGGGTCTCGCGCATCTGCACGGTGGAGACCACCCGGCCGTGGGTGAGCAGCCGGATCTGCTCCGGCGAGAAGTCCGTCATGCCGACCGTACGCAGCGCCTGGCCGACCCAGGTGACGGCGGGCAGCAGCAACGGCATCGTGGGCCGCCCCAGCCGCCGCGAGCACTGCGAGAGCAGCAGCACGCCGTCCCCCGCGATGTTGAAGGTGCCGCTGTTCAGCGTGGAGCGCCTCGGTTCGCGCGAGGCGATCCCCAGGACGTCGACGACATCGTCCTCGTGCACGAACTGGAGCCGGGGGTCGTATCCGAACACCGTCGGCAGCACGGGCAGCGACAGATAGTCGGCGAGCGGAGAATCGGCCTTGGGCCCCAGGATGTTCGCGAACCTGAGCACGCACACGGCGACGTCCGGCCGGCGGCGGGCGAAGCCCCGTACGTACCCCTCGACCTCCACCACGTCCTTGGCGAAGCCCCCGCTCGGCAGGGACTTGGGCGGGGTGGTCTCGGTGAAGACCGCCGGATCGCGGGGCGCGGAGCCGTACACGTTCGTACTGGACTTGATCACCAGCCGCCGCACGCTCGGCGCCTTCTGGCAGGCCCCGAGCAGCTGCATGGTGCCGATGACGTTGGTCTCCTTGACCGTCGTCCGGCCGCCCGTGCCGACCGACTTGGCGGAGACGTCCAGATGGACGACCGTGTCGACGGAGTGCTCGGCGAGGACTCTGGCGATCGCGGGCTGACGGATGTCCGCGCGGACGAAGTCGGCGTCGCCCAGCTGGTGTCCGGGCGCGACCGCGTCGACGGCGATCACCCGGTCCACTTCCGGATCACGCTGGATGCGCCGCACGAAGCGGCCGCCCAGCTGCCTGGCCGCTCCGGTGACCAGCACGACCTTCCCCAAGATCAGCGCCTTCCGTCGAAAGGTTTCCCCTGGCCGTCACCGTAGCGGGTGGATGTTGCCCTGTGATGACTGCGCGGCGGCCTTCTGCCGAGTCTTTGGCCCGAATGCGCGTACGCACCGCCCGCGACGTACCGCCCCGCAACGCGCCGCAGCCCTCCCGCCAGGTCGGCGGGAGGGCTGCGGATTCACGAACTGCGTTCGCCTACTTCTTGTTGCGACGCTGAACGCGCGTGCGCTTGAGCAGCTTGCGGTGCTTCTTCTTGGCCATCCGCTTACGCCGCTTCTTGATAACAGAGCCCACGACTACCCTCGCTCACTTCTTCTTCACTGGTGCGGGGCGTCTGGGCCCACACGACCTACGTCGGCCTAGCCTACCCGCCACCGCGTGAGGGGCGTAATCCGAGGTGAACCTCAGGCGGACTCCACCCCCACGAAGGACTCGCGGAGATACTCGTGAACCGCTTGCTCCGGAACCCGGAAGGACCTGCCCACCCGGATCGCCGGCAGATGACCGCTGTGCACCAAGCGGTACACGGTCATCTTCGACACCCTCATGACCGAGGCGACTTCCGCCACAGTCAGAAACTTGACCTCGTTGAGAGGCCTCTCGCTGCCAGCAGCCATGACCCACCTGTACCTTCCGCACCGGACGCGCACCGGCTTCCCCTCCGGTGACTCTTCGTCGCTGTGCGCTCACTGCCCAGATTAGGGGCGTGTGATGCGAGTGGGGAAGAGGAGAGACGATCGGCCGCCTACTGTGACAGACGCGCCCGATTGAGTACATAGCGCGTGAGCGGCCGGTAGTAGGCGGACCGGACGGCGTCGTCGAGCGGAACGGCGACCGACACCCGCCCCTCGGCCTCCCCGACGAACAGCGCGGGATCATCCGTATCCGCGAGCCCGATCGCCTCGATGCCCAGCTGACCTGCCCCGCAGACCCATCCGTGGTCCCCGACCACCAGCTCCGGCAGCCGCCCCCGGCCCTCCGCGGCAGCCTCCAGAGCGACCCGGACCGGAAGTGGCGAATGGGTATGTGCGCCGGTGTCACCACCCGGAGCCCGCGCGCCGGGTTCACACACCATCGCAACTCCTCCTACATAGTCCAGGCGGCGCGTGCGTACGCCGAACCGGGTCGTTATGTCGATACATCGCCCCTGCGCGGGGGTGAGAACAGGACATCCGGCCGACGACATGGCGTCTGCCAGCTCTGCGTAGAAACCGAGCAGCCGGTGCGGATGGCCTGTCCCGAACAGCACCGGCGCCCGCCGGGCCGCGGCATGCGACAGTCGCTCGGCAAAGGCAACCAGACCCGCCAGAGTCCGCTCCGGATCGATCACATCAAAGCCCGAGACATGAGCAGGATCGTCCGAAACCCCGCACTTGTCGGCCATCAGACGAAGAAGATCGGGCTCGTTCCAGCACCGTTCGGGGGCCAGTCCGAGCATCGCCCGCGGGTCACGGGCCGCGAAGAGCCGATAGCTCCGCAGGCTCACTTCCCTCGTCGTGGCCACGGGCCCGGCAAGCCGGGCCGC
This sequence is a window from Streptomyces sp. NBC_01217. Protein-coding genes within it:
- a CDS encoding DUF5667 domain-containing protein — its product is MIANVSAHRRANAFAQAVEEQSLHGAAAVQPEEPAEQADHGPLLALANGLGELPRPELDPEVKVVQRAQLVAAMEAMFAEGGASSGPTVPEQRTKGAHRASPLRKFRPRSRWTKGLAAGGLTVGVAAGAFGGVAAASSDALPGDSLYGLKRGMEDIQLGMASGDADRGEVYLDQASTRLSEARRLMERTRSGDLDHEQLGEVRRTLNGMTHDATEGHRLLHAAYQRNGAIGPIQTLESFSRSHRGSWSSLRDRLPVQLTDVGEQVSSVFDAIDEEVGPLQSLLPRTPDRSGDSQQSDGSEQGTGSSPTDRSEPSSPDASQGPGDSASPHPSTSGSSPSDGLITGGTDGLLDTPPPGSTPSDDGRISPPSPPDVTLPPLLPGLLPGLGIHGEDLDD
- a CDS encoding phosphatase, whose product is MLSTGALRAHLLAARLAGPVATTREVSLRSYRLFAARDPRAMLGLAPERCWNEPDLLRLMADKCGVSDDPAHVSGFDVIDPERTLAGLVAFAERLSHAAARRAPVLFGTGHPHRLLGFYAELADAMSSAGCPVLTPAQGRCIDITTRFGVRTRRLDYVGGVAMVCEPGARAPGGDTGAHTHSPLPVRVALEAAAEGRGRLPELVVGDHGWVCGAGQLGIEAIGLADTDDPALFVGEAEGRVSVAVPLDDAVRSAYYRPLTRYVLNRARLSQ
- a CDS encoding helix-turn-helix domain-containing protein produces the protein MAAGSERPLNEVKFLTVAEVASVMRVSKMTVYRLVHSGHLPAIRVGRSFRVPEQAVHEYLRESFVGVESA
- a CDS encoding 30S ribosomal protein bS22, with product MGSVIKKRRKRMAKKKHRKLLKRTRVQRRNKK
- a CDS encoding ECF subfamily RNA polymerase sigma factor, BldN family; translated protein: MYPHVGVDASGLATLRATVADRLRGFVPTAYAVPAFAAPAPVGPCYALAERGAAVGRRSNRGATTTSTVRRPTADSDSARMMDLVERAQAGEADAFGRLYDQYSDTVYRYIYYRVGGKATAEDLTSETFLRALRRISTFTWQGRDFGAWLVTIARNLVADHFKSSRFRLEVTTGEMLDANEVERSPEDSVLESLSNAALLQAVRRLNPQQQECVTLRFLQGLSVAETARVMGKNEGAIKTLQYRAVRTLARLLPDDAR
- a CDS encoding lysophospholipid acyltransferase family protein, yielding MADAKVIPFDDDRSRSGGSSRSARRRSAGGGSSRGQGPAAASVVGTAAVSALPGQQDASLPQEEPQQAGQPLEGAGSGGWDRRIAGGLAFLRRRVTGEYEVDEFGYDKELTDQVLMSMLRPVYEKYFRVEVKGIENIPSEGGALIVSNHSGTLPLDGLMLQVAVHDNHPAGRHLRLLAADLVFMLPVVNELARKAGHTLACAEDAERLLRQGEVVGVMPEGFKGIGKPFGERYKLQRFGRGGFVSTALRAGVPIVPCSIVGAEEIYPMIGNSKTLARLLGFPYFPITPTFPWLGPLGAVPLPTKWTIQFGEPISTSGYPVEAAEDPMLMFNLTDQVREQIQHTLYKLLVQRRSVFF
- a CDS encoding NAD-dependent epimerase/dehydratase family protein; this translates as MGKVVLVTGAARQLGGRFVRRIQRDPEVDRVIAVDAVAPGHQLGDADFVRADIRQPAIARVLAEHSVDTVVHLDVSAKSVGTGGRTTVKETNVIGTMQLLGACQKAPSVRRLVIKSSTNVYGSAPRDPAVFTETTPPKSLPSGGFAKDVVEVEGYVRGFARRRPDVAVCVLRFANILGPKADSPLADYLSLPVLPTVFGYDPRLQFVHEDDVVDVLGIASREPRRSTLNSGTFNIAGDGVLLLSQCSRRLGRPTMPLLLPAVTWVGQALRTVGMTDFSPEQIRLLTHGRVVSTVQMRETLGFHPEFSTAQTFAEFARSQGPGLLPPEAVGRAVDRLAAMPFARPGGEVPGITGAGDTRPAPSAR